One region of Streptomyces davaonensis JCM 4913 genomic DNA includes:
- a CDS encoding D-alanyl-D-alanine carboxypeptidase, translated as MAGESPDSSKQRESSAEPTSGSAGAVPEPRNNSTDPRLAMSRGGVDTATRVLSAQDLAEARKSTPDPSEPSESSETSEASEEPTQPEAEAATPPANDRLRAAVAAWVASGDERATGGTETPEAAEPEAAGTAEADTDADAAAEADADSDVTRAGEAERVATDPEDAKPGAEVDSEDAPAGDESDDDTDPAAKDEAPQDAKPESEATADDSDADADTEPEAATSTEEQPEAADEAPDATDDRAPAQDAQPAHTADKSPSADAPAPTSGAKTTERDTTAATGDPRTAAAPATGDARPTAEPDAAKGAPRDASTPVDAKTTLLARVDGKAAPAPTQGKTTPPATADDESARPAPASAADKATSAPAEGKATPAAPADAESAAPAPAAGKATPAPTQPKTTPPAPADGESAPQGPPAPGDASRRDGAGGKKTGDGGAKAVDQPTTALRFVPLKSDITTAIPQVGPERTTQQPLPPKPPLDLLAELTNTPPPPETPVRTLVRRVKIWTPLVLLLVIVFAIVQSVRPVPTPTLDLTAESSYTFEGSKVDIPWPADGQAALDVQGIGTFGSSGEQKPVPIASVAKVMTAYVILRDHPLKSGEEGPKIEIDQAAEEQSDAGQESTVDVFAGDSITQREALESILIASANNVARLLARWDAGSEKAFVEKMNSAAEDLGMSNTTYTDPSGLNDTTVSTAVDQVKLAKAAMESPAFREVAAMMSYDDYKGQNHGNWNQLVGKNNVVGIKTGTTTSALGNLVFAAKQDVGGETRTIVGAVVRQPDAGGGILAAALDSGDKLITAAQNALESATLLKKGDVVGYVDDGLGGRTAVVATKDVKAAGWSGLKVELDFAADEVPHEAKAGTKVGTLTVGDGGTAGAVKVPVALRTDLVEPGFMAKLTRIL; from the coding sequence AACCGACGTCGGGGAGCGCGGGTGCGGTTCCGGAACCCCGGAACAATTCCACCGACCCCCGCCTCGCGATGTCCCGCGGAGGCGTGGACACGGCAACCCGAGTGTTGTCGGCCCAGGACCTGGCAGAGGCCAGGAAGTCGACCCCGGACCCCTCGGAGCCGTCCGAGTCGTCCGAGACCTCCGAAGCCTCCGAGGAACCGACCCAGCCCGAGGCGGAGGCCGCCACCCCGCCCGCCAACGACCGCCTGCGCGCCGCCGTAGCGGCCTGGGTGGCAAGCGGCGACGAGCGCGCGACCGGGGGCACGGAGACGCCGGAGGCGGCGGAGCCCGAGGCGGCGGGTACGGCGGAAGCCGACACCGACGCTGACGCTGCCGCCGAGGCTGACGCCGACAGCGATGTCACCCGCGCCGGGGAGGCAGAGCGGGTTGCCACCGACCCCGAGGACGCGAAGCCCGGGGCTGAGGTTGACAGCGAAGACGCCCCTGCCGGGGATGAGTCGGACGACGACACCGACCCCGCCGCGAAGGACGAGGCGCCCCAGGATGCAAAGCCCGAGTCGGAGGCCACCGCCGACGACTCGGACGCCGACGCGGACACCGAGCCGGAAGCCGCCACGTCCACCGAGGAGCAGCCGGAAGCCGCCGACGAGGCGCCGGACGCCACGGACGACAGGGCCCCAGCCCAGGACGCCCAGCCCGCCCACACAGCCGACAAGAGCCCGTCGGCCGACGCCCCCGCACCCACCAGCGGCGCCAAGACCACCGAACGAGACACCACCGCCGCCACCGGCGACCCCCGGACCGCAGCCGCGCCCGCCACCGGCGACGCCCGGCCCACGGCCGAGCCCGACGCCGCCAAGGGCGCCCCGCGCGACGCCTCCACGCCCGTGGACGCCAAGACCACCCTGCTCGCACGCGTCGACGGCAAAGCCGCCCCGGCGCCCACCCAGGGCAAGACCACCCCGCCCGCCACCGCCGACGACGAGTCCGCCCGGCCCGCGCCCGCATCCGCCGCCGACAAAGCCACCTCGGCCCCCGCCGAAGGCAAGGCCACCCCGGCCGCGCCGGCCGATGCCGAGTCCGCCGCGCCCGCGCCCGCCGCCGGCAAGGCCACCCCCGCCCCCACCCAACCCAAGACCACCCCACCCGCGCCCGCCGACGGCGAGTCCGCCCCGCAGGGGCCACCCGCACCCGGCGACGCAAGCCGCAGGGATGGTGCGGGTGGGAAGAAGACGGGCGATGGCGGAGCCAAGGCCGTTGATCAGCCGACCACCGCGCTGCGGTTCGTGCCGCTCAAGTCGGACATCACCACCGCCATCCCCCAGGTCGGCCCGGAGCGGACGACGCAGCAGCCGCTGCCGCCCAAGCCGCCGCTCGACCTGTTGGCCGAGCTGACCAACACCCCGCCGCCGCCGGAGACGCCGGTGCGGACCCTGGTGCGGCGGGTGAAGATCTGGACCCCGCTCGTACTGCTGCTCGTCATCGTGTTCGCGATCGTGCAGTCCGTGCGGCCCGTACCCACCCCCACCCTCGACCTCACCGCGGAGTCCTCCTACACCTTCGAGGGGTCCAAGGTCGACATCCCCTGGCCCGCCGACGGACAGGCCGCGCTCGATGTCCAGGGCATCGGCACCTTCGGCTCCTCCGGGGAGCAGAAGCCCGTGCCGATCGCCAGTGTCGCCAAGGTCATGACCGCCTACGTCATCCTTCGCGATCACCCTCTCAAGAGTGGGGAAGAGGGCCCCAAGATCGAGATTGATCAGGCTGCCGAGGAGCAGTCGGACGCCGGGCAGGAATCCACCGTGGACGTCTTCGCCGGTGACTCCATCACTCAGCGCGAGGCCCTGGAGAGCATTCTCATCGCGTCCGCGAACAATGTCGCCCGGCTGCTTGCCCGCTGGGACGCCGGTTCCGAGAAGGCCTTCGTGGAGAAGATGAACTCCGCCGCCGAGGACCTCGGGATGAGCAACACGACCTACACCGATCCCTCCGGGCTCAACGACACCACCGTCTCCACCGCCGTCGACCAGGTCAAGCTCGCCAAGGCTGCCATGGAGTCCCCCGCCTTCCGCGAAGTCGCCGCGATGATGTCCTACGACGACTACAAGGGGCAGAACCACGGCAACTGGAATCAGTTGGTGGGGAAGAACAACGTCGTCGGCATCAAGACCGGCACCACCACCTCCGCCCTCGGCAACCTCGTGTTCGCCGCGAAGCAGGACGTCGGTGGCGAGACGCGGACCATCGTCGGCGCCGTCGTGCGGCAGCCGGACGCGGGCGGTGGCATCCTCGCCGCCGCGCTCGACTCCGGCGACAAGCTGATCACCGCGGCACAGAACGCCCTGGAGTCGGCGACGCTGCTGAAGAAGGGCGACGTCGTCGGATACGTCGACGACGGCCTCGGCGGCCGTACCGCCGTCGTCGCGACGAAGGACGTCAAGGCGGCCGGCTGGTCGGGCCTGAAGGTGGAGCTGGACTTCGCCGCCGACGAGGTACCGCACGAGGCGAAGGCCGGTACCAAGGTCGGCACGCTCACCGTCGGCGACGGCGGTACCGCGGGCGCGGTCAAGGTGCCGGTGGCGCTCCGGACCGACCTCGTCGAGCCCGGGTTCATGGCGAAGCTCACTCGCATCCTCTAG